TTTGAATTAGCACTTGTAAATAGTTTTAATAATTTTAACTCTGAAATTGTATTATTTAAAACTATTGTAAAAGATAAAATTGAGAGTGTTCCTTATGGCACAGGAGGGAGTAAATACTATACATCTGAGAATTTAGATAAAGTTGATATAAATGGAGTTGAGGTTAATTTAGATTATAAATTTAATGATAGTTTTGATACTACATTTAATTTAACATATCTTGATACAAAGGATAAAAGTACAAATAAAGAGCTTACATATACTCCAAATTTATCAGCATCTTTAAATCTAAATTATAAAATCTTAGATAATCTATCTTCAAATTTAGCTCTTAGATATATTGGAAAACAGTATGAAGATCAATTAAATAGAAATAAAGTAGATGATTATACTTTGGTTGATTTAGGTTTATCTTATGATATTAATAAAATTTTTACTCTTTATGGAGGAGTTGATAATATCTTTGATAAAAAAGTTAATGAAAATGTAGATATAAATGTAGGAACATATTACTTTGCTGGACTTAGAGCAAAATTTTAAAGGAATTTTATGTATGAACTCTTAAAAACTATACACATAATAACTATTGTTTTATTTGTAGGAACTGTATTTTTTAGAACATTTGTTTTATTTAAATTATCAAAGATTTATGAGAAACAAGAGAGTATGAAAATACAAAAGTTTTTAGGAAATGAAGCTAGAAAAATAATAAGGATAAATAACTCTATCCTTATTATCTCTGGAATTTTATTATATACACTATTTTATATGAAAAGTGCCTCTTTGATACTTATAATAAAAGCAATTTTAGGATTACTTTTAGCTTTGGCATTTTTTGGTATTCCAAAGTTTTTAGAAAAAATCAATACAAAGCCTAAATTTACAATACTTTTCCACTATTTTTATTTTTCATTACTACTTTTAGTTATTATTTTTTCTCAATATATTTAAATAAAATATATAATCATAAGTAAAACTTATTATTTTTAAATAAATTTATATTATAATTTAAGGATGTTTTAATAATTATTCAAATAGTATTCTATTTATCAAAGGATAAATATTATTCTTTGTAAAAAATTTAAGGAGTTTTTTATGGCTTGTGATACATCTATAAAAGCAAGAGAAGATAAAAAAATAGTTAAAAATGAAAATTCAAATGAAATAATAAAGGATAAAAAAATGAGTTCTACAATGGTTTTAAGAAGAATGCCAGAATTTAAAATGAGTGCATATAATGCAGCAACAGGACACTATACAACAGTTTCAAGTGAAGATTATAAAGGAAAATGGACAGTAATTTGTTTCTATCCAGCAGATTTTACTTTTGTTTGCCCAACTGAAATAGCTGCTATGAATGCAAAATATGATGAGTTTACTGAGCTTGGAGTTGAGATTTTACCAGTTTCTACTGATACGAAATTCTCTCATAAAAGATTTGCTGAAACTGAGCCTATTTTAAAAGGATTAAAACTTACAATTGGTGCTGATACAACTAAAAGTGTAGCTTCTGATTTTGGTGTATTATTAGAAGAAGAGGGAGTTGCTTTAAGAGGAAGATTTTTATTTAATCCAGATGGAATTTGTGTAGCTCAAGAAGTTCAAGCAGATAGTGTTGGAAGAAATGTAAATGAGTTCTTAAGACAAGTTAGAGCTTGGCAACATGCAAGTAAAACTGGTGAAGTTTGCCCAGCAGGTTGGAGACCAGGTAAGAAAACACTTCCAGTAAATACTGATGTTGAGCAGATGACAGGAAGAGTTGGAGATTATATCACTTTAGAAGAGATACTATCTTAATATCTTAAAGAGACAAAGTATTACTTTGTCTCTTTAAACTCTATATTTTTTATAAAAAATCATACACAAAATAAGCCCAAAAAATGCCATAAATGCTCCAACAAGAGCAGGATATTCAAATCCTAATCCATATAAAAGTGGAATTCCACCAAATAAAGCTCCTAAAGAGTTTGCTACATTAAAAGCAGCTTGCATAAAAGCAGCTCCTAACATTTCAGAGTTTTTTGCACTTTTTATCATTACCATATTTATAGGAGTTCCAATACTCATAGCAAAAACTCCACAAATAAAGGTTAAAGCTAAGGATAAAAACTTATTTTCAGATAAGAAAAAAACTAGGATAAGAAAAAATACCATTAAACTCAAAAGATAAATTGCAACTTTTATTGGATCTTTTTTATCTGCTAAATAACCACCTAAAATATTTCCTAAAACCATTCCTACTCCTGCAACAAGCATAAGATATGAAATAGAACTAGGTTCAAATTTTGAAACATTAATTAAAAGAGGTGCAATATAACTAAACCAAGCAAAAAGTCCACCAAAACCAATAGCAACAATTAAAATAATATGCCAAGCTTTGATTGTAAGAAAAAACTCTATCTCCTCTTTGAAAGTTACAGTTTTAAGTGATTTTAGTTTTGGCATAAATTTAAATAGAGCTAAAATTGTCAAAACACCTAGTATACTAACAGCAAAAAATGCCCATTTATAGCTAAATTTATGCCCAATATATGTAAGAAATGGAACCATTAGTAAAATTGCCAGAGTAAGCCCAGAAAACATAGAGGAAACAGCTTGTGCCTCTTTACCTTTTTGTGCTAGTTTAATTGCAACTATTGTTCCAACTCCAAAGAAAGCTCCATGTGGAAGACCTGCTAAAAATCTTGACATGAGTAAAGTATTATAATCTGGAGCAATTATAGTAAAAGCATTAAATAGTGAAAATAGAATCATATAAACTATTAAAATATTTTTTGGTGGAAATTTTGAACTTAAAGCTACAAGTATAGGTGCTCCAATAACAACTCCAAAAGCATAAGCAGAGATTAAATGCCCAGCTATTGGAATAGATACTTCCAAATCTTTTGCAACATCTGGTAAAAGTCCCATAATAATAAATTCTGTTGTTCCAATAGCCAATCCACCAATAGCTAAAGGAAGTAGTTGTTTTGTCATAAAAATTTTACCCTTTTTTTATTTTCTTGGCATTTTATACAAAAAAGGTTAAAAAGGCTATTTGCACCAACTCTCTAATTGAGAAGTAAAAAGTACTGGAGACTCTATCATAGGATAGTGTCCAGCTTCTTCAAACTCTATAATCTCAATATCATCAAACTCTTGAAAATATTTTAGTACTTCATTTTTTGAAAATACTCTTAAATCATATTTTCCAGTAATAATTTTAATTGGAATATTAAGTTTTATTTTTTTGTCTTCTTCAAAATTTATATTTAAATACATACTCATATATCCTAATCTTGCTTCCAATATTGAAGAGTTTAAAGCTAGATTTATACGATAATTTTTCCAAGTTTGATTATATCTTTTACTTGATTGCTCTACAACTTCTTCTATTTTAGAACTATCTTTTGACATTTGTGATAATAAATTCTCTTTTGCTTTAGGGGTACTTTTTACACCTTTATAACTAATGGGAGTTATTAAAATAAGTTTTTTTACTCTCTCATCACTAGAAGATATATGTTGAGCTATCATAGTAGACATTGAGTGAGCTACTAAAATATACTTATCTATTTTTAAAGAAGAGATAAGATTTATTACATCATTTTTAGCTTCTTCTAAACTATATTCTCCAAAAATATTTTTAGATTTTCCATAACCTCTTAAATCTATGAAAAAATAGCTAAAATTCTCTTTATCTAAATAAGGAATAGAAGCTTTATAATTTGTACAATCTCCAAATAGTTCATGTAAAAAAACAACTTTCTTTTGACCTTCTCCAAAATTTTTATAATTTAATATTTCCATTTAGATCCTTTTGAATAGGCTATTTTAATAAAAAAGAGATAATAAGGTAATAAAGCAAATATTAAGAGCATTTAGATATAATGCAAAACTTTTTTAGAAAACACTATATAGTTTCCTAGAATGGTAGTATCGCTTCAAAAAATTTTGAAGATTACGAGAAGCATGAGTAGGGCTATAGCTACTCAAACCAAATTAAGAAAAGGAAAGAGATGCCTACAATTAATCAGCTTGTAAGAAACGAGCGAAAAAAAGTGATTGAAAAATCAAAATCACCAGCATTAAAAAAATGTCCACAAAGAAGAGGAGTATGTACAAGAGTATATACAACAACTCCTAAAAAACCTAACTCAGCTTTAAGAAAAGTTGCAAAAGTTAGATTAACAACTGGATTTGAAGTTATTTCATATATCGGTGGAGAAGGACATAACCTTCAAGAGCACTCAATAGTGTTAGTAAGAGGGGGAAGAGTAAAAGATTTACCTGGGGTTAAATACCACATCGTAAGAGGTGCGTTAGATTCAGCTGGAGTAAACAACAGAACTGTATCTAGATCTAAATATGGTACAAAAAGACCAAAAGCTAAAAAATAAGTAGAAGGATAGAAAATGAGAAGAAGAAAAGCTCCAGTTAGAGAAATTATGGCTGATCCTATCTACAATAGTAAAGTGATCACAAAATTTGTAAACGCAATTATGTTAGATGGTAAAAAATCTGTTGCAGAAAAAATCCTTTATGGTGCAATAGAAAATCTTGATAAAAGAGGTGAAGAAAAAGGTTTTGATCTGTTTGAAAGAGCAATCGAAAATGTTAAACCACTTTTAGAAGTAAGAAGTAGAAGAGTTGGAGGAGCTACATACCAAGTTCCTGTTGAAGTAAGAGCTGTAAGAAGACAAACTTTAGCTTTAAGATGGTTAATTGATGCTTCAAGAAAAAGAAATGAAAGAACAATGGTAGAAAGACTTGCAAACGAGTTATTCGAAGCTGCAAACGAAAGAGGATCATCTTATAAGAAAAAAGAAGATGTACATAGAATGGCAGAGGCTAATAAAGCATTTGCACACTACAGATGGTAGGATAAAATTATGGCAAGAAAAATACCACTCAATAGAGTAAGAAATATTGGTATTGCTGCACATATTGATGCAGGAAAAACAACAAGTACAGAGAGAATTTTATTCTATACAGGAGTTTCTCATAA
The Aliarcobacter faecis genome window above contains:
- a CDS encoding peroxiredoxin, which translates into the protein MACDTSIKAREDKKIVKNENSNEIIKDKKMSSTMVLRRMPEFKMSAYNAATGHYTTVSSEDYKGKWTVICFYPADFTFVCPTEIAAMNAKYDEFTELGVEILPVSTDTKFSHKRFAETEPILKGLKLTIGADTTKSVASDFGVLLEEEGVALRGRFLFNPDGICVAQEVQADSVGRNVNEFLRQVRAWQHASKTGEVCPAGWRPGKKTLPVNTDVEQMTGRVGDYITLEEILS
- a CDS encoding MFS transporter; this translates as MTKQLLPLAIGGLAIGTTEFIIMGLLPDVAKDLEVSIPIAGHLISAYAFGVVIGAPILVALSSKFPPKNILIVYMILFSLFNAFTIIAPDYNTLLMSRFLAGLPHGAFFGVGTIVAIKLAQKGKEAQAVSSMFSGLTLAILLMVPFLTYIGHKFSYKWAFFAVSILGVLTILALFKFMPKLKSLKTVTFKEEIEFFLTIKAWHIILIVAIGFGGLFAWFSYIAPLLINVSKFEPSSISYLMLVAGVGMVLGNILGGYLADKKDPIKVAIYLLSLMVFFLILVFFLSENKFLSLALTFICGVFAMSIGTPINMVMIKSAKNSEMLGAAFMQAAFNVANSLGALFGGIPLLYGLGFEYPALVGAFMAFFGLILCMIFYKKYRV
- a CDS encoding alpha/beta fold hydrolase, whose protein sequence is MEILNYKNFGEGQKKVVFLHELFGDCTNYKASIPYLDKENFSYFFIDLRGYGKSKNIFGEYSLEEAKNDVINLISSLKIDKYILVAHSMSTMIAQHISSSDERVKKLILITPISYKGVKSTPKAKENLLSQMSKDSSKIEEVVEQSSKRYNQTWKNYRINLALNSSILEARLGYMSMYLNINFEEDKKIKLNIPIKIITGKYDLRVFSKNEVLKYFQEFDDIEIIEFEEAGHYPMIESPVLFTSQLESWCK
- the rpsL gene encoding 30S ribosomal protein S12, which gives rise to MPTINQLVRNERKKVIEKSKSPALKKCPQRRGVCTRVYTTTPKKPNSALRKVAKVRLTTGFEVISYIGGEGHNLQEHSIVLVRGGRVKDLPGVKYHIVRGALDSAGVNNRTVSRSKYGTKRPKAKK
- the rpsG gene encoding 30S ribosomal protein S7; protein product: MRRRKAPVREIMADPIYNSKVITKFVNAIMLDGKKSVAEKILYGAIENLDKRGEEKGFDLFERAIENVKPLLEVRSRRVGGATYQVPVEVRAVRRQTLALRWLIDASRKRNERTMVERLANELFEAANERGSSYKKKEDVHRMAEANKAFAHYRW